One Streptomyces lincolnensis genomic region harbors:
- a CDS encoding carboxymuconolactone decarboxylase family protein, which produces MSTSFRFTEPLPPKSATGRVAEVYEQIARDFGIAEPATFVVLSSAPELLAPTWALMRESLIAGPGGRTGKELAALGVSRANQCPFCVDAHTVLLHATGDHALAERIARGERPENEEHARVLDWGEHTRVPGADLEPYPFPREHAPGYLGTALAFHFINRIVSALLTEQLLPAGAQRFRTVRSLTGRTLARAVRRPARPGEALALLDLPDAGEAPAWACGTAVGPAYAALLRAAMAGAGLLDGDEPDLVEDTLQSWDGAHPPLTLDGFPDRRERPGARLALLAALAPYRITAEDVAAWRRPEHTDHCLVHLVAYGAFLAVDRIESALPRPLTRTYTDTRRINQWAQ; this is translated from the coding sequence ATGTCCACATCCTTCCGCTTCACCGAACCCCTGCCGCCCAAGTCGGCCACCGGTCGCGTCGCCGAGGTGTACGAGCAGATCGCCCGCGACTTCGGCATCGCCGAACCGGCCACCTTCGTCGTCCTGTCCTCGGCCCCCGAACTCCTCGCCCCGACCTGGGCGTTGATGCGCGAGTCGCTGATCGCGGGCCCGGGCGGCCGTACCGGCAAGGAGCTCGCGGCGCTCGGGGTGTCGCGTGCCAACCAGTGCCCGTTCTGCGTGGACGCGCACACCGTGCTGCTGCACGCCACCGGCGACCACGCCCTCGCCGAGCGCATCGCCCGCGGGGAGCGCCCGGAGAACGAGGAGCACGCGCGTGTGCTCGACTGGGGAGAGCACACGCGCGTGCCGGGCGCCGACCTGGAGCCGTATCCGTTCCCGCGTGAGCACGCGCCCGGCTATCTGGGGACCGCGCTCGCCTTCCACTTCATCAACCGGATCGTGTCGGCCCTGCTCACCGAGCAGCTGCTGCCGGCGGGCGCCCAGCGGTTCAGGACGGTACGCAGCCTGACGGGCCGCACCCTCGCCCGGGCCGTACGGCGTCCCGCCCGGCCCGGTGAGGCGCTCGCGCTGCTGGACCTCCCCGACGCCGGCGAGGCCCCCGCGTGGGCGTGCGGCACGGCCGTGGGCCCGGCGTACGCGGCGCTGCTCAGGGCGGCCATGGCGGGCGCCGGCCTGCTCGACGGCGACGAGCCGGACCTCGTGGAGGACACCCTCCAGAGCTGGGACGGCGCCCATCCGCCGCTCACCCTCGACGGGTTCCCGGACCGCCGGGAGCGTCCCGGCGCCCGCCTCGCGCTGCTGGCGGCGCTCGCGCCGTACCGGATCACGGCCGAGGACGTGGCGGCCTGGCGGCGGCCGGAGCACACCGACCACTGTCTGGTGCACCTGGTGGCGTACGGGGCGTTCCTCGCCGTGGACCGTATCGAGTCCGCCCTCCCCCGCCCCCTCACGCGGACATACACGGACACACGGCGCATCAATCAGTGGGCACAGTGA
- a CDS encoding sensor histidine kinase, protein MSGHVVDQVARGRFADAALAVVVGALVVTTAAFDGDTTAVDHALIVLGAAALAFYRAAPRAVLAVATATGAAYVLHAHPGPVAALPVLAAMHTASRVGHRGWAAGAGGVYLAAFVATDPTNGEVAERAALLAGWFLCAVVTGLADRNWQAYLRQTEQRALEAERTREEAALRRAGEERLRIARELHDSLTHSISIVKLQAGVAVHLARKRGEEVPPALLAIQEAGGEAMRELRATLEILRTDEPTGTPALLVERARAAGLTVDLMVTGEEKSLPATLDRAVYRIVQEALTNAARHAGGAKVRVELAYGDDVTIRVDDDGTADPDRPPEPGIGLTGMRERVTALGGTLHTGPRPEGGFSVRAELPRGEAG, encoded by the coding sequence ATGAGCGGACACGTCGTCGACCAGGTCGCACGCGGGCGGTTCGCCGACGCGGCCCTCGCGGTCGTGGTCGGCGCCCTCGTCGTGACCACGGCCGCGTTCGACGGCGACACGACCGCCGTCGACCACGCGCTGATCGTGCTGGGCGCGGCCGCCCTGGCCTTCTACCGCGCGGCCCCTCGGGCGGTGCTGGCCGTGGCCACGGCGACCGGCGCCGCGTACGTCCTGCACGCGCACCCGGGACCGGTCGCCGCGCTGCCCGTCCTCGCCGCCATGCACACCGCCTCCCGCGTGGGACACCGGGGATGGGCGGCCGGGGCGGGCGGGGTGTACCTGGCGGCGTTCGTGGCGACGGACCCGACGAACGGGGAGGTGGCCGAGAGGGCGGCCCTGCTCGCGGGCTGGTTCCTGTGCGCGGTGGTGACGGGGCTGGCCGACCGCAACTGGCAGGCCTACCTGCGCCAGACCGAACAACGCGCCCTGGAGGCCGAACGCACCCGCGAGGAGGCCGCCCTGCGCCGCGCCGGGGAGGAACGTCTGCGCATAGCCCGGGAGTTGCACGACTCGCTCACCCACAGCATCTCCATCGTCAAACTCCAGGCGGGCGTCGCGGTGCACCTGGCCCGCAAGCGCGGCGAGGAGGTGCCGCCCGCGCTGCTCGCCATCCAGGAGGCCGGCGGCGAGGCGATGCGCGAACTGCGCGCCACGCTGGAGATCCTGCGTACCGACGAACCGACCGGCACCCCCGCGCTGCTCGTGGAGCGGGCGCGGGCGGCGGGCCTCACGGTCGACCTGATGGTGACTGGCGAGGAAAAGTCCCTGCCCGCCACCCTCGACCGGGCCGTGTACCGGATCGTCCAGGAGGCGCTGACGAACGCGGCACGGCACGCGGGCGGGGCGAAGGTGCGGGTCGAACTCGCCTACGGCGACGACGTGACGATACGGGTGGACGACGACGGCACCGCCGACCCGGACCGCCCGCCGGAGCCCGGCATCGGCCTCACCGGCATGCGCGAACGCGTCACGGCCCTCGGCGGCACCCTGCACACGGGCCCCCGCCCCGAGGGCGGCTTCTCGGTACGGGCCGAACTGCCGCGGGGGGAGGCCGGATGA
- a CDS encoding response regulator, with protein sequence MITVALVDDQALMRAGFRALLDAEDGIEVVGEAPDGERGVELVRARVPDIALIDVQMPVMTGIEATRRIAADPALAAVRVVILTNYGLDEYVFEALRAGASGFLLKDTEPADLLQAIEVVARGEALLSPSVTRTLIGEFVSRPPDRTTAPGLECLTRREREVTALAARGLTNEEIAAHMVISPFTAKTHISRAMTKLGARDRAQLVVFAYESGLVTARGGG encoded by the coding sequence ATGATCACCGTGGCACTCGTGGACGACCAGGCGCTGATGCGCGCCGGGTTCCGGGCCCTGCTCGACGCCGAGGACGGCATCGAGGTCGTCGGGGAGGCGCCGGACGGGGAACGGGGCGTGGAGCTGGTGCGCGCCCGGGTGCCCGACATCGCGCTGATCGACGTCCAGATGCCGGTCATGACGGGCATCGAGGCGACCCGCCGGATCGCCGCGGACCCCGCCCTGGCCGCCGTCCGGGTCGTGATCCTCACCAACTACGGCCTCGACGAGTACGTCTTCGAGGCACTGCGGGCCGGCGCGAGCGGCTTCCTGCTGAAGGACACCGAGCCGGCCGACCTCCTCCAGGCCATCGAGGTCGTCGCCCGCGGCGAGGCGCTGCTGTCCCCGTCGGTCACCCGCACCCTGATCGGCGAGTTCGTCTCCCGCCCCCCGGACCGGACCACCGCCCCCGGCCTGGAATGCCTCACCCGCCGCGAACGCGAGGTGACCGCGCTGGCGGCACGGGGGCTGACCAACGAGGAGATCGCCGCGCACATGGTCATCAGCCCGTTCACGGCCAAGACACACATCAGCCGCGCGATGACGAAACTCGGCGCCCGCGACCGGGCCCAACTGGTGGTGTTCGCCTATGAGTCGGGGTTGGTGACGGCACGGGGCGGTGGATAA
- a CDS encoding class I SAM-dependent methyltransferase, giving the protein MTETTPQVHEEILAYYSRGEEDARLREGGASAGRLEFWRTQDVLRRLLPPTPARVLDVGGGSGIHAAWLAEDGYEVDLVDPVPLHVEQASRLPGVTARLGDARDLAAADAAYDVVLLLGPLYHLHERADRVRALAEARRVAGPGGPVVAATINRFAQLHDLLRKERYFEAVHRERTDATLRDGRHRFYEGGLFTRAYFARPDEVVTEFGEAGLAVDGQYGVEGAAWLMGGVEDWLDDPERREAVLAASRHVESEPSLLGVSGHLLTVGGRRR; this is encoded by the coding sequence ATGACAGAGACGACACCACAGGTGCATGAGGAGATCCTCGCCTACTACTCCCGGGGCGAGGAGGACGCCCGCCTCAGAGAGGGCGGCGCCTCCGCCGGGCGACTGGAGTTCTGGCGTACGCAGGACGTACTGCGGCGCTTACTGCCGCCGACGCCCGCCCGGGTGCTGGACGTCGGCGGCGGCAGCGGCATCCACGCCGCGTGGCTCGCGGAGGACGGATACGAGGTCGACCTCGTCGATCCCGTACCGCTCCACGTCGAACAGGCGTCCCGTCTGCCGGGAGTGACCGCGCGCCTCGGGGACGCGCGCGACCTGGCCGCCGCCGACGCCGCGTACGACGTGGTCCTGCTGCTCGGACCGCTGTACCACCTGCACGAACGGGCCGACAGGGTACGGGCGTTGGCCGAGGCGCGCCGGGTGGCCGGGCCGGGCGGACCGGTGGTCGCGGCCACCATCAACCGGTTCGCGCAACTGCACGACCTGCTGCGTAAGGAGCGGTACTTCGAAGCGGTCCATCGCGAGCGGACCGACGCCACCCTGAGGGACGGCCGGCACCGCTTCTACGAGGGCGGCCTGTTCACCCGCGCGTACTTCGCCCGGCCGGACGAGGTCGTCACCGAGTTCGGCGAGGCCGGCCTCGCCGTCGACGGCCAGTACGGTGTCGAGGGCGCCGCCTGGCTGATGGGCGGTGTCGAGGACTGGCTGGACGACCCGGAGCGCCGGGAAGCCGTGCTGGCGGCGAGCCGGCACGTCGAGTCCGAGCCGTCGCTGCTGGGCGTGAGCGGGCATCTGCTCACGGTGGGCGGGCGTCGGCGGTAG
- a CDS encoding gamma-glutamyltransferase family protein — MFTTRPTLQGTFGMVSSTHWLASQSAMAVLEDGGNAYDAAVAGAFVLHVVEPHLNGPAGEVPILLAPAGGEVRVLCGQGVAPAGATVAHYKGLGLDLVPGTGPLAAAVPGAFDAWMLLLRDHGTKPLADVLKYAVGYAEHGHAPVENVGVTVETVRELFETEWTTSADVYLPGGKAPRPGELLRNPTLAATWKRLLAEVAGAGDREAQIEAAREVWRTGFIAEALVRQARRPTMDTSGERHTGTLTAADLAGWSATYEAPATYDWNGWTVCKAGPWSQGPVLLQQLALLPPELPEYGSADYVHLLVEGCKLAMADREAWYGDAAEVPLDELLSAEYNAGRRELVGDKASHELRPGSPGGRTARLSAHADLVATGEPGFDPLGAGEPTAAMGAGEPTVAKLPASPVPGEPDVAADGSTRGDTCHLDVVDRWGNMVAATPSGGWLQSNPVVPELGFPLGTRLQMTWLEEGLPNSLTPGRRPRTTLTPSIALRDGIPVMAFGTPGGDQQDQWQLHFFLAVALRARVRGGLDLQGAIDAPNWHNDSFPGSFYPRGMRPGSVTVEARMDPGIAAELRRRGHEVTVGPPWSEGRLCAVARDPRTGILSAAANPRGMQGYAVGR; from the coding sequence GTGTTCACCACCCGACCCACTCTCCAGGGCACCTTCGGCATGGTGTCCTCCACGCACTGGCTGGCCTCGCAGTCGGCGATGGCGGTGCTGGAGGACGGGGGCAACGCCTATGACGCGGCGGTGGCGGGTGCCTTCGTGCTGCACGTCGTCGAGCCGCACCTCAACGGGCCGGCGGGCGAGGTGCCCATCCTGCTCGCTCCGGCGGGTGGTGAGGTGCGGGTGCTGTGCGGGCAGGGTGTGGCGCCCGCCGGGGCGACCGTCGCGCACTACAAGGGGCTGGGGCTGGACCTCGTCCCCGGCACCGGACCCCTCGCCGCCGCCGTCCCCGGTGCCTTCGACGCCTGGATGCTGCTCCTGAGGGACCACGGCACCAAGCCGCTCGCCGACGTCCTGAAGTACGCCGTCGGGTACGCCGAGCACGGGCACGCGCCCGTGGAGAACGTCGGCGTGACCGTCGAGACGGTACGGGAGCTGTTCGAGACGGAGTGGACCACGTCGGCGGACGTGTACCTGCCCGGAGGGAAGGCGCCCCGCCCCGGCGAGCTGCTGCGCAATCCCACCCTCGCCGCCACCTGGAAGCGGCTGCTCGCCGAGGTCGCCGGGGCGGGCGACCGGGAGGCGCAGATCGAGGCCGCCCGGGAGGTGTGGCGCACCGGCTTCATCGCCGAGGCGCTGGTGCGGCAGGCCCGGCGGCCCACCATGGACACCAGCGGCGAGCGCCACACCGGCACGCTCACGGCCGCCGACCTGGCCGGCTGGTCCGCCACCTACGAGGCGCCGGCGACGTACGACTGGAACGGCTGGACCGTGTGCAAGGCCGGCCCCTGGAGCCAGGGCCCGGTCCTCCTCCAGCAGCTGGCCCTGCTCCCGCCCGAACTGCCCGAGTACGGGTCGGCCGACTACGTCCACCTGCTGGTCGAGGGCTGCAAGCTGGCCATGGCCGACCGCGAGGCCTGGTACGGCGACGCGGCCGAGGTGCCGCTCGACGAGCTGCTGTCCGCGGAGTACAACGCGGGGCGGCGCGAGCTCGTCGGGGACAAGGCCTCCCACGAGCTGCGGCCCGGCAGCCCCGGCGGCCGCACCGCGCGGCTGAGCGCCCACGCGGACCTGGTGGCGACGGGCGAGCCCGGGTTCGACCCCCTGGGCGCCGGGGAGCCGACGGCCGCGATGGGGGCGGGGGAGCCGACGGTCGCCAAGCTGCCGGCCTCACCCGTGCCCGGTGAGCCGGACGTCGCCGCCGACGGCTCCACCCGGGGCGACACCTGCCACCTCGACGTCGTCGACCGCTGGGGCAACATGGTCGCCGCCACCCCCAGCGGCGGCTGGCTCCAGTCCAACCCCGTCGTGCCCGAGCTGGGCTTTCCGCTCGGCACCCGGCTCCAGATGACCTGGCTGGAGGAGGGCCTGCCGAACTCGCTCACCCCGGGGCGCCGCCCCCGCACCACCCTCACACCCTCGATCGCGCTGCGCGACGGGATCCCGGTCATGGCGTTCGGTACGCCCGGCGGGGACCAGCAGGACCAGTGGCAGCTGCACTTCTTCCTCGCCGTCGCGCTGCGCGCCCGGGTCCGCGGCGGTCTCGACCTCCAGGGCGCCATCGACGCCCCGAACTGGCACAACGACAGCTTCCCCGGCTCCTTCTACCCGCGCGGCATGCGGCCGGGCAGCGTCACCGTCGAGGCCCGCATGGACCCGGGCATCGCGGCGGAGCTGCGCCGGCGCGGGCACGAGGTGACCGTGGGCCCGCCCTGGTCGGAAGGGCGGCTGTGCGCGGTCGCACGGGACCCGCGGACCGGGATCCTGTCGGCGGCGGCGAATCCCCGGGGCATGCAGGGGTACGCGGTAGGACGCTGA
- a CDS encoding inositol monophosphatase family protein, translating into MIENKETIDEFLARHATDVEEAVRKAAAAEIMPRFRRLAAHEVEQKTAPHDLVTDADRKAELYLTEVLAALLPGSVVVGEEAVHANPVSYEAIQGDAPVWIVDPVDGTRQFVHGDPGFCTLVALAQGGVLRASWTYAAVPDRMATAVRGQGAFLDGERLRSGSPEPGRDLRVATSHPDYTTDDEKRALLGLRTEGVAPRPCGSAGLEYLAVARGESDATAFSWEAAWDHAAGILLVEEAGGTHLTRAGEPFRITGHNALPFTAARDEATARRVTELLRAQ; encoded by the coding sequence ATGATCGAGAACAAGGAAACCATCGACGAGTTTCTCGCCCGGCACGCCACGGACGTGGAGGAAGCCGTGCGCAAGGCGGCCGCGGCGGAGATCATGCCGCGCTTCCGCCGGCTCGCCGCGCACGAGGTCGAGCAGAAGACCGCGCCGCACGACCTGGTGACCGACGCCGACCGCAAGGCCGAGCTGTACCTGACCGAGGTGCTCGCCGCCCTGCTGCCCGGCTCGGTCGTGGTCGGCGAGGAGGCGGTGCACGCCAACCCGGTGTCCTACGAGGCGATACAGGGGGACGCCCCGGTCTGGATAGTCGACCCCGTGGACGGCACCCGGCAGTTCGTGCACGGCGACCCCGGCTTCTGCACCCTGGTCGCGCTCGCCCAGGGCGGCGTCCTGCGGGCCTCGTGGACCTACGCCGCCGTACCCGACCGGATGGCCACGGCGGTGCGCGGCCAGGGCGCGTTCCTCGACGGCGAGCGGCTGCGCTCCGGCTCCCCGGAACCGGGGCGTGACCTGCGCGTGGCCACCTCCCACCCGGACTACACGACCGACGACGAGAAGCGCGCCCTGCTCGGCCTGCGCACCGAGGGTGTCGCACCGCGCCCGTGCGGCTCGGCGGGCCTGGAGTATCTCGCCGTCGCCCGCGGCGAGTCGGACGCGACCGCCTTCTCCTGGGAGGCGGCCTGGGACCACGCGGCGGGCATCCTCCTGGTCGAGGAGGCGGGCGGCACCCACCTGACCCGGGCGGGCGAGCCCTTCCGCATCACCGGCCACAACGCCCTGCCGTTCACCGCCGCCCGGGACGAGGCGACGGCCCGCCGGGTGACGGAGCTGCTGCGGGCACAGTAG
- a CDS encoding phytoene desaturase family protein, whose translation MLDVVVVGAGPNGLTAAVELARRGFSVAVFEARDTVGGGARTEELTLPGFRHDPCSAAHPLGINSPAFRALPLERYGLQWLHADLPMAHPFPDGTAAVLARSVGETAASFGPRDAGTYRRLVAPFLPKWDTLVRDFMSLPLTALPRDPVTLARFGLVGLPPSTWLMRRFRDERARTLFAGLVAHVMAPLGGFATGAIGLVFALAAHARGWPVARGGSQSISDALADYLKDLGGTIHTDYEVKRLDDLPPARAYVFDTSPTALARIAGFGSHYAGYRYGPGVFKVDYALDGPVPWTAPEAHRTTTVQIGASTAEIGTALRAVSREGRAPDKPFMITVQPGVVDPGRAPEGKQVFWAYGHVPNGWTGDLTDAIERQLERFAPGFRDRVLARATAGPPELATRNANYVGGDIGSGAVAGLQILLRPKLSLFPYGTPHPAVFICSSATPPGPGVHGMSGHNAAKAVWRRLRQT comes from the coding sequence ATGCTCGATGTGGTCGTGGTGGGAGCGGGGCCGAACGGGCTGACGGCTGCCGTGGAGCTGGCCCGCCGCGGCTTCTCCGTGGCCGTCTTCGAGGCCCGCGACACCGTCGGCGGGGGAGCCCGCACCGAGGAGCTCACCCTCCCCGGCTTCCGGCACGACCCCTGCTCCGCCGCCCACCCGCTGGGCATCAACTCGCCCGCCTTCCGCGCGCTGCCCCTGGAGCGCTACGGCCTCCAGTGGCTGCACGCGGACCTGCCCATGGCGCACCCCTTCCCCGACGGCACCGCCGCCGTCCTGGCCCGCTCGGTCGGCGAGACGGCCGCCTCCTTCGGGCCGCGCGACGCGGGCACGTACCGCAGGCTGGTGGCGCCCTTCCTGCCCAAGTGGGACACCCTGGTCAGGGACTTCATGTCCCTGCCGCTGACCGCGCTGCCCCGCGACCCGGTCACCCTCGCCCGCTTCGGCCTTGTCGGGCTGCCCCCGTCGACCTGGCTGATGCGCCGCTTCCGCGACGAGCGGGCCAGGACCCTGTTCGCCGGGCTCGTCGCGCATGTCATGGCCCCGCTCGGCGGCTTCGCCACCGGCGCCATCGGCCTCGTCTTCGCGCTCGCCGCGCACGCCCGCGGCTGGCCCGTGGCCCGCGGCGGCTCGCAGTCCATCTCGGACGCGCTCGCCGACTACCTCAAGGACCTCGGCGGCACGATCCACACCGACTACGAGGTCAAGCGCCTCGACGACCTGCCGCCCGCCCGCGCCTACGTCTTCGACACCTCGCCCACCGCCCTGGCCCGCATCGCCGGCTTCGGCAGCCACTACGCGGGCTACCGGTACGGCCCCGGCGTCTTCAAGGTCGACTACGCCCTGGACGGCCCCGTGCCCTGGACCGCCCCGGAGGCCCACCGCACGACCACCGTGCAGATCGGAGCGAGCACCGCCGAGATCGGCACCGCCCTGCGGGCCGTGTCCCGCGAGGGCCGGGCACCCGACAAGCCGTTCATGATCACGGTCCAGCCCGGTGTCGTCGATCCCGGCCGGGCTCCGGAGGGCAAGCAGGTCTTCTGGGCGTACGGCCATGTCCCCAACGGCTGGACCGGAGACCTCACCGACGCCATCGAACGCCAACTGGAGCGTTTCGCCCCGGGCTTCCGCGACCGCGTCCTCGCCCGCGCGACCGCCGGCCCGCCCGAACTCGCCACCCGCAACGCCAACTACGTCGGCGGCGACATCGGCTCCGGCGCGGTCGCCGGCCTCCAGATCCTGCTGCGGCCCAAGCTCTCGCTGTTCCCCTACGGCACTCCGCACCCGGCCGTCTTCATCTGCTCCTCGGCCACCCCGCCCGGCCCCGGCGTGCACGGCATGTCGGGCCACAACGCGGCGAAGGCGGTCTGGAGGAGGCTCCGTCAGACATGA
- a CDS encoding O-acetyl-ADP-ribose deacetylase has protein sequence MTALTLTQGDITRVSADAIVNAANSSLLGGGGVDGAIHRRGGPAILADCRRLRAGHYGKGLPTGQAVATTAGELDARWVIHTVGPRYSQQEDRSELLASCYRASLRVADELGARTVAFPAVSAGIYGWPMDDAARIAVETVRSTRTAVEEVRFVLFDERSHEAFAARLRTTSRDSRT, from the coding sequence ATGACCGCCCTCACCCTCACCCAGGGCGACATCACCCGCGTCAGCGCCGACGCGATCGTCAACGCGGCCAACTCCTCGCTGCTGGGCGGCGGCGGGGTCGACGGGGCCATCCACCGGCGGGGCGGTCCGGCGATCCTCGCGGACTGCCGCAGACTCCGGGCCGGTCACTACGGCAAGGGCCTCCCCACCGGCCAGGCCGTCGCGACGACCGCGGGTGAGCTGGACGCCCGCTGGGTGATCCACACGGTCGGTCCGCGGTACAGCCAACAGGAGGATCGCTCCGAGCTGTTGGCGTCCTGCTATCGCGCGTCCCTGCGTGTCGCCGACGAGCTGGGCGCCCGTACGGTCGCGTTCCCCGCCGTGTCCGCCGGGATCTACGGCTGGCCGATGGACGATGCGGCGAGGATCGCGGTGGAGACGGTACGGAGCACGCGGACCGCCGTCGAAGAGGTCAGGTTCGTCCTCTTCGACGAGCGGTCCCACGAGGCGTTCGCCGCGCGGCTTCGCACGACTAGCCGTGATAGCCGTACCTGA
- a CDS encoding sulfotransferase — MPAGKPQILYITGMMRCGSTFVGNVLNELPGAVHIGERYFLWKNALLRDGTNSLCGCGLDLLKCEVWSGHLGEVDDRKARRLWGLQERHLRTRHTAARLAESRGRRDAPAEVGELSDAIAAVHHGITAANGPGLIIDSSKNAADAAVLARRQDLDVRLLHIVRDPRATVSSYLSPKQYLERMSAARTLSYWAGFNLASEAVGRSLGGGRYLRIRYEDFVRRPRAVTGKIARFTGHEDISAIGFDEDSSVLLGTNHTITGNPDRLQQGRVEIKRHEPWRDSMSRPGKLAAFAGVAPLMLRYGYHG; from the coding sequence GTGCCCGCCGGCAAGCCGCAGATCCTGTACATCACGGGCATGATGCGCTGTGGCAGCACCTTCGTCGGCAACGTCCTCAACGAACTGCCGGGCGCGGTGCACATCGGTGAGCGGTACTTCCTGTGGAAGAACGCACTCCTGCGGGACGGTACGAACTCCTTGTGCGGCTGCGGACTGGACCTGCTGAAGTGCGAGGTGTGGTCCGGTCATCTCGGCGAGGTGGACGACCGAAAGGCCCGACGGCTGTGGGGACTTCAGGAACGTCACCTGCGGACGCGTCACACCGCCGCGCGCCTGGCGGAGTCGCGCGGACGCAGGGACGCCCCGGCCGAGGTGGGTGAACTCAGTGACGCGATCGCCGCGGTCCATCACGGCATCACGGCCGCGAACGGCCCGGGGCTGATCATCGACAGTTCGAAGAACGCGGCGGACGCGGCGGTGCTCGCCCGGCGTCAGGACCTCGACGTCCGGCTGCTGCACATCGTGCGCGACCCGCGGGCCACCGTGTCGTCGTACCTGTCGCCGAAGCAGTACCTGGAGCGGATGAGTGCGGCGAGGACCCTGTCCTACTGGGCGGGATTCAACCTGGCGTCGGAGGCCGTGGGCCGGTCACTGGGCGGCGGACGGTATCTGCGGATCCGCTACGAGGACTTCGTCCGGCGGCCACGCGCGGTCACCGGGAAGATCGCCCGGTTCACGGGACACGAGGATATCTCGGCGATCGGGTTCGACGAGGACTCCTCCGTCCTGCTCGGCACCAACCACACCATCACCGGCAACCCCGACCGCCTGCAACAGGGCCGCGTGGAGATCAAGCGCCACGAGCCCTGGCGCGACAGCATGTCGCGGCCCGGGAAGCTGGCGGCCTTCGCCGGGGTGGCGCCCCTGATGCTCAGGTACGGCTATCACGGCTAG
- a CDS encoding family 3 encapsulin nanocompartment shell protein has protein sequence MRGPSPNDRTPDLFHLTPIGDEMTTQQLGSEIEIPYEDSYNENLTPGEDFARCVASRTDEDEVVVPFHAYLPASFPLLKTRPRYMVRHLLKVGRVREGHGDYLEEFTRVDVAPSGIAYKATPESTFGSALRTAGFTDVEMALNVPVEFVRKPGLLASFIDYRMFVRMWTQENEILLYGSKDGAVEGLLNMKGLRTQSGRGDVFRALSLAACEVEETGGSCDGIVIHPELYWLAAENGFLERFKSAGVTVSRTRMMPRGSALLGDFRAGATLLNPNVSTLTLSKDPQAADRRIITARTRMGLAVHVPQHFVLHHHEED, from the coding sequence ATGCGCGGCCCGTCCCCGAACGACCGCACCCCTGACCTGTTCCACCTCACCCCCATCGGAGACGAGATGACCACCCAGCAGCTCGGCAGTGAGATAGAGATCCCCTACGAGGACTCGTACAACGAGAACCTCACCCCCGGCGAGGACTTCGCGCGCTGCGTCGCGTCGAGGACCGACGAGGACGAGGTCGTCGTCCCGTTCCACGCCTACCTCCCCGCGTCCTTCCCCCTGTTGAAGACCCGGCCCCGCTACATGGTCCGGCACCTGCTCAAGGTGGGCCGGGTCCGCGAGGGACACGGCGACTACCTGGAGGAGTTCACCCGGGTGGATGTGGCACCGAGCGGCATCGCGTACAAGGCGACGCCGGAGTCCACCTTCGGCTCGGCCCTGCGGACGGCCGGCTTCACCGACGTGGAGATGGCGCTGAACGTGCCCGTGGAGTTCGTCCGCAAGCCCGGATTACTGGCCAGCTTCATCGACTACCGCATGTTCGTCCGCATGTGGACCCAGGAGAACGAGATCCTGCTGTACGGCAGCAAGGACGGCGCCGTCGAGGGCCTGCTCAACATGAAGGGCCTGCGCACCCAGTCCGGCCGTGGGGACGTCTTCCGGGCACTGTCCCTCGCCGCGTGCGAGGTCGAGGAGACCGGCGGCTCCTGCGACGGCATCGTCATCCACCCGGAGCTGTACTGGCTCGCCGCGGAGAACGGGTTCCTGGAGAGGTTCAAGAGTGCGGGCGTCACCGTGTCGCGCACCCGCATGATGCCCCGGGGCAGCGCGCTGCTCGGCGACTTCCGCGCGGGCGCGACCCTGCTCAATCCCAACGTCTCCACGCTCACGCTCAGCAAGGACCCGCAGGCGGCGGACCGGCGGATCATCACCGCGCGCACCAGGATGGGACTCGCGGTGCACGTTCCCCAGCACTTCGTCCTCCACCACCACGAGGAGGACTGA